In one window of Nocardiopsis aegyptia DNA:
- a CDS encoding SAM-dependent methyltransferase translates to MTDDPTPPGTNAGRSTHIDTTRTHSARIWNYWMGGKDHYPVDRAAGDQVAAFFPEIVDLARTSREFLVRAVTHLAGEAGIRQFLDIGTGMPTADNTHEVAQAVAPESRVVYVDNDPLVLTHARALLVGTPEGATDYVDADLRDPDTILRRAAETLDFDQPVALMLMGILGHIPDEEVLPIVRRLLDALPSGSYLASYDGTNTSEAYNKAIEVGNEQGDVPYLLRSPEEIAARFEGLELLEPGVVPCPLWRPHPVAVGVRRGMDQYCGVARTP, encoded by the coding sequence ATGACAGACGACCCGACTCCCCCCGGCACGAACGCCGGCCGCTCGACACACATCGACACCACCCGGACCCACTCCGCCCGGATCTGGAACTACTGGATGGGCGGAAAGGACCACTACCCCGTCGACCGGGCGGCGGGCGACCAGGTGGCCGCGTTCTTCCCGGAGATCGTGGACCTGGCCCGCACCAGCCGCGAGTTCCTGGTCCGGGCGGTCACCCACCTGGCCGGGGAGGCGGGCATCCGCCAGTTCCTCGACATCGGCACGGGGATGCCCACCGCCGACAACACCCACGAGGTGGCCCAGGCGGTCGCCCCGGAGAGCCGCGTGGTCTACGTGGACAACGACCCGCTCGTGCTCACGCACGCGCGGGCACTCCTGGTCGGCACTCCGGAGGGCGCCACCGACTACGTCGACGCCGACCTGCGCGATCCCGACACGATCCTGCGGCGGGCCGCGGAGACCCTGGACTTCGACCAGCCCGTCGCACTGATGCTCATGGGGATCCTCGGCCACATCCCCGACGAGGAGGTCCTGCCCATCGTGCGGCGGCTCCTGGACGCGCTGCCGTCCGGGAGCTACCTGGCCAGCTACGACGGCACCAACACGAGCGAGGCCTACAACAAGGCCATCGAGGTGGGCAACGAGCAGGGGGACGTCCCGTACCTGCTGCGCTCCCCCGAAGAGATCGCCGCCCGCTTCGAGGGACTGGAACTGCTCGAACCCGGTGTGGTCCCCTGCCCCCTGTGGCGCCCGCACCCGGTCGCGGTCGGTGTCCGCCGGGGCATGGACCAGTACTGCGGTGTGGCGCGCACACCCTGA
- a CDS encoding glycosyltransferase family 4 protein, which produces MKIAFLIANGYGMGGTVRTVYNLAEGLAGRHEVEIVSLVRHKEKPFFTVPEGVRLHGLTRIVGGRPEEPSTRAGRFAHRISRRRTVSLLGRGEARRENFYTPASTAALRRYLRATDADVVIGTRPGINLLLARWAPRRVLAIGQEHVNLADHSDELRGLIARRYPRLDGMTVLTEADRDAYRDLLDAAPDWLTAMPNPLPDRDYPRSTQDNPIIVAAGRMAPVKQYPKLVEAFAVVAGKHPDWRLRIYGGGGKDAALRRRIVDLGLSNQVTLMGRAEDLTGELAKASVLAVSSRVEGFGMTIIEGFSVGVPAVSFDCPHGPREIIEDGRDGLLVPDQDVDALAAALLRLVEDRDERVRMGREAVRSADRYAIGPIVRQWERFIEERSAARRRRR; this is translated from the coding sequence TTGAAGATCGCCTTCCTCATCGCCAACGGCTACGGAATGGGCGGGACCGTCCGTACCGTCTACAACCTCGCCGAGGGCCTGGCGGGCCGCCACGAGGTGGAGATCGTCAGCCTGGTGCGCCACAAGGAGAAGCCGTTCTTCACCGTCCCGGAGGGGGTGCGGCTGCACGGCCTGACGCGGATCGTGGGTGGCCGCCCGGAGGAGCCGTCGACCCGGGCCGGGCGCTTCGCCCACCGGATCTCGCGGCGCCGCACGGTCTCGCTGCTGGGCCGGGGCGAGGCCCGGCGGGAGAACTTCTACACTCCCGCGTCGACGGCCGCGCTGCGCCGCTACCTCAGGGCGACCGACGCCGACGTCGTCATCGGCACCCGCCCCGGCATCAACCTCCTGCTGGCCCGGTGGGCGCCGCGACGGGTCCTGGCCATCGGTCAGGAGCACGTCAACCTGGCGGACCACTCCGACGAACTGCGCGGGCTCATCGCGCGCCGCTACCCGCGGCTCGACGGCATGACGGTGCTGACCGAGGCGGACCGCGACGCCTACCGGGACCTCCTGGACGCCGCACCGGACTGGCTGACCGCGATGCCCAACCCGCTGCCCGACCGGGACTACCCCCGGTCCACCCAGGACAACCCGATCATCGTCGCCGCCGGCCGGATGGCGCCGGTCAAGCAGTACCCCAAGCTCGTGGAGGCGTTCGCCGTCGTCGCCGGCAAGCACCCGGACTGGCGGCTGCGCATCTACGGGGGAGGCGGCAAGGACGCCGCGCTGCGCCGCAGGATCGTCGACCTGGGGCTGAGCAACCAGGTCACCCTCATGGGGCGCGCCGAGGACCTCACCGGAGAGCTGGCCAAGGCCTCGGTCCTGGCCGTCAGCTCCCGGGTGGAGGGCTTCGGCATGACGATCATCGAGGGCTTCTCGGTCGGCGTCCCCGCGGTGAGCTTCGACTGCCCGCACGGCCCCCGGGAGATCATCGAGGACGGGCGCGACGGGCTGCTCGTCCCCGACCAGGACGTGGACGCGCTCGCCGCGGCGCTGCTGCGCCTGGTCGAGGACCGCGACGAGCGGGTGCGCATGGGGCGGGAGGCGGTGCGGTCGGCGGACCGCTACGCCATCGGCCCCATCGTGCGGCAGTGGGAGCGCTTCATCGAGGAGCGGTCGGCCGCGCGCCGCCGCCGGCGGTAG
- a CDS encoding siderophore-interacting protein, whose translation MAERPGRRTPRATHARVERIERLTPHMLRLVLGGPGLAEFSVGEFTDHYVKLLFPPQGVTYPVPFDLGRIREELPREQWPLMRTYTVRWWDADRRELALDVVIHGDEGVAGPWAARARPGDEIHFAGPGGGYAPDPTADWHLLVGDESALPAVAAALERLPAGARAHVLVEVAGPEEEQKLETAADATVTWLHRGANRVGEPLLAAVRDLELPPGQVHAFVHGEAGFVKELRRWLRRDLGVPRERLSVSGYWRLGLNEDGWQSAKRDWNRQVEEEQEG comes from the coding sequence ATGGCCGAACGTCCTGGGCGCAGAACCCCGCGGGCCACGCACGCGCGCGTGGAGCGGATCGAGCGGCTCACCCCGCACATGCTCCGCCTCGTGCTCGGCGGCCCCGGGCTCGCCGAGTTCTCCGTCGGAGAGTTCACCGACCACTACGTCAAACTGCTCTTCCCGCCGCAGGGCGTCACCTACCCGGTCCCGTTCGACCTCGGGCGCATCCGCGAGGAGCTGCCGCGCGAGCAGTGGCCGCTCATGCGCACCTACACCGTGCGCTGGTGGGACGCCGACCGGCGGGAGCTGGCCCTGGACGTGGTGATCCACGGCGACGAGGGCGTGGCCGGACCCTGGGCGGCCCGCGCCCGGCCCGGTGACGAGATCCACTTCGCGGGTCCGGGCGGCGGCTACGCGCCCGACCCGACCGCCGACTGGCACCTGCTCGTGGGCGACGAGAGCGCGCTGCCGGCCGTGGCCGCCGCTCTGGAGCGGCTGCCCGCCGGTGCGCGGGCCCACGTCCTGGTCGAGGTGGCCGGTCCGGAGGAGGAACAGAAGCTGGAGACGGCCGCGGACGCGACCGTCACCTGGCTGCACCGGGGCGCGAACCGGGTGGGCGAGCCCCTGCTCGCCGCGGTGCGGGACCTGGAGCTCCCGCCCGGACAGGTCCACGCGTTCGTGCACGGGGAGGCGGGGTTCGTCAAGGAGCTGCGCCGGTGGCTGCGGCGCGATCTGGGGGTGCCCCGGGAACGGCTGTCGGTGTCGGGCTACTGGCGGCTGGGCCTGAACGAGGACGGCTGGCAGTCCGCCAAGCGCGACTGGAACCGCCAGGTCGAGGAGGAACAGGAGGGCTGA
- a CDS encoding PP2C family protein-serine/threonine phosphatase: MVPDDRDDVAPGASVERVPLSREAADPALGGGRPDWGAVPGLGDDAHLTGVAEQVQELVRTQVRMRSLLGAVLALGQDLELRAVLRRVVAAAMELVGARYGALGILDDHGEGMAEFIPLGLDEEELRALDGVELPSGKGLLGLMIHQKEPLRVTDIGAHPDSVGFPPGHPPMRTLLGAAVKVRGRTYGNIYVSTRRDGHPFDHRDEEVLGALAGAAGIAIENARLFEEVRTSAERFQRLLLPRVPDLSPFEVASVYRPADAGLGGDWYDALRLRDGACVAVIGDVIGHDLVAAASMARIRSKLRALVYDRHTSPGAALSSLDRILMATEEDTVTTISLARIEPTGTGWDLCWSTAGHLPPLVLSPGGGARYLEAEPGLPLGVDPDAERPDHRYPMPPSSTVLMFTDGLVEHPDHPLDRGLDRVAEIAAACTDRSVQDLCRAVTDGAPGDGHDDLAVLAVRVPGR, translated from the coding sequence ATGGTGCCCGACGACAGGGACGACGTCGCACCGGGGGCGTCCGTCGAGAGAGTCCCGTTGTCCCGCGAAGCGGCCGACCCGGCGTTGGGCGGCGGAAGGCCGGACTGGGGCGCGGTCCCGGGGCTGGGCGACGACGCGCACCTGACGGGGGTGGCCGAGCAGGTCCAGGAGCTGGTCCGCACCCAGGTCCGCATGCGGTCGCTGCTGGGGGCGGTGCTGGCACTCGGCCAGGACCTGGAGCTGAGAGCGGTCCTGCGCCGGGTGGTGGCCGCCGCGATGGAGCTCGTGGGCGCCCGGTACGGAGCGCTCGGCATCCTGGACGACCACGGCGAAGGGATGGCGGAGTTCATCCCGCTCGGCCTGGACGAGGAGGAGCTGCGCGCCCTCGACGGAGTGGAGCTGCCGAGCGGCAAGGGGCTGCTCGGCCTGATGATCCACCAGAAGGAGCCGCTGCGGGTCACCGACATCGGCGCGCACCCCGACTCGGTGGGCTTTCCGCCGGGCCATCCGCCCATGCGGACCCTGCTCGGGGCGGCCGTCAAGGTCCGCGGGCGCACGTACGGCAACATCTACGTGTCCACCCGCAGGGACGGGCACCCCTTCGACCACCGCGACGAGGAGGTCCTCGGCGCGCTGGCCGGGGCGGCGGGGATCGCCATCGAGAACGCCCGCCTGTTCGAGGAGGTCCGGACCAGCGCGGAGCGCTTCCAACGACTCCTCCTGCCGCGGGTGCCCGACCTGTCGCCCTTCGAGGTCGCCTCGGTCTACCGTCCCGCCGACGCCGGACTGGGCGGGGACTGGTACGACGCCCTCCGGCTGCGCGACGGCGCCTGTGTCGCCGTGATCGGCGACGTGATCGGCCACGACCTGGTCGCCGCGGCCTCCATGGCACGGATCCGGAGCAAGCTGCGTGCCCTGGTCTACGACCGGCACACCTCGCCCGGTGCGGCGCTGTCCAGCCTCGACCGCATCCTGATGGCGACCGAGGAGGACACCGTGACCACGATCAGCCTGGCGCGGATCGAGCCCACTGGGACGGGGTGGGACCTGTGCTGGAGCACGGCCGGCCACCTGCCCCCGCTCGTGCTGTCCCCGGGCGGCGGGGCGCGCTATTTGGAGGCCGAGCCGGGGCTTCCGCTCGGCGTCGACCCCGACGCCGAGCGGCCGGACCACCGGTACCCGATGCCGCCCTCGTCCACCGTCCTGATGTTCACCGACGGCCTGGTGGAGCACCCGGACCACCCGCTGGACCGGGGGTTGGACCGCGTGGCGGAGATCGCCGCGGCCTGCACCGACCGATCGGTGCAGGACCTGTGCCGGGCCGTGACCGACGGGGCGCCCGGCGACGGGCACGACGACCTGGCCGTGCTCGCCGTGCGCGTACCCGGCCGGTGA
- a CDS encoding DUF5685 family protein, with protein MFGILRPCRHTLADGLAEEWMSHMCGLCLALRDDHGQASRVATNYDGLVVSVLTAAQSEECAGTRKAGRCPLRGMRGAEVADGSGAHLAASVSLLLASAKITDHIEDGDGLYGRRGVRALAGRVAERWRRGAQESGAGLGFDGAALVAVVDRQREAELAAGPGTDLLAVTRPTEEATGEAFAHTAALAGRPANAAPLREAGRLFGRVAHLLDAVEDREEDAEKGAWNPITATGTDMGRVRALCDGAVLGVGLALREAEFDDDRLVRALLERELHRAVDRAFAHGGHPGHGHPGHGYPGQGQPGYGYPGQGYPGHGYPGQGHQGYGDHGHDPHRRNRRRRDDDGGSGSHYEGYEGHGGDQGSGGDKDGGGCCGSCSCQTPRQEFPPRKRGVFAGCAVALFMCCTCQFCCRDPHPGPWTGSPRSSWCDWCECCNCCDDCSCCCD; from the coding sequence GTGTTCGGAATCCTGCGACCGTGTCGACACACCCTGGCCGACGGACTGGCCGAGGAGTGGATGTCCCACATGTGCGGGCTGTGCCTGGCACTGCGCGACGACCACGGACAGGCCTCGCGCGTGGCCACCAACTACGACGGCCTGGTGGTGTCGGTCCTGACGGCCGCCCAGTCCGAGGAGTGCGCCGGCACCCGCAAAGCCGGCCGCTGCCCGCTGCGCGGGATGCGCGGCGCCGAGGTCGCCGACGGATCGGGGGCGCACCTGGCCGCGTCCGTGTCCCTCCTGCTGGCCTCCGCCAAGATCACCGACCACATCGAGGACGGGGACGGTCTCTACGGCCGCCGCGGCGTGCGCGCCCTCGCCGGGCGGGTGGCCGAGCGCTGGCGGCGCGGGGCGCAGGAGTCGGGTGCCGGGCTCGGGTTCGACGGCGCCGCGCTGGTCGCGGTGGTCGACCGCCAGCGCGAGGCCGAGCTCGCGGCGGGACCCGGCACGGACCTCCTGGCGGTGACGCGGCCGACCGAGGAGGCCACGGGCGAGGCGTTCGCGCACACCGCGGCCCTGGCCGGGCGCCCGGCCAACGCCGCGCCGCTGCGGGAGGCGGGACGCCTGTTCGGGCGGGTCGCGCACCTGCTGGACGCGGTCGAGGACCGGGAGGAGGACGCGGAGAAGGGGGCCTGGAACCCGATCACCGCCACGGGCACCGACATGGGACGGGTGCGCGCACTGTGCGACGGCGCCGTCCTGGGCGTCGGACTGGCCCTGCGGGAGGCGGAGTTCGACGACGACCGCCTGGTGCGCGCGCTCCTGGAGCGGGAGCTGCACCGCGCCGTCGACCGCGCCTTCGCGCACGGCGGCCACCCCGGGCACGGGCACCCCGGGCACGGGTATCCCGGTCAGGGCCAGCCCGGGTACGGGTATCCGGGCCAGGGCTACCCCGGTCACGGGTATCCCGGTCAGGGGCACCAGGGCTACGGGGACCACGGGCACGATCCGCACAGGCGGAACCGCCGCCGGCGCGACGACGACGGGGGCTCCGGGAGCCACTACGAGGGGTACGAAGGGCACGGGGGCGACCAGGGCTCGGGCGGCGACAAGGACGGGGGCGGGTGCTGCGGTTCCTGCTCGTGCCAGACCCCGCGACAGGAGTTCCCGCCCAGGAAGCGGGGTGTGTTCGCCGGATGCGCCGTCGCGCTGTTCATGTGCTGCACCTGCCAGTTCTGCTGCCGCGACCCCCACCCGGGTCCGTGGACGGGGTCCCCGCGCAGCTCCTGGTGCGACTGGTGTGAGTGTTGCAACTGCTGTGACGACTGCTCCTGCTGCTGTGACTGA
- a CDS encoding sensor histidine kinase, giving the protein MSRRHGDPTGPARAVPWVSSMVYAIVGVAGLYFEVADLDGDGARAPARTAGFAGCLALLFALEYAERRSFPVRTPGAAAVAFLSARAALFVAVSALDPSGLSRALFVLVPFAAYLAFGRAVSLVLAAVCLALLLGGYTLWVPGWYTEATYVSDLLMFAVGLALAIAMAGIAVREQRGRLRLEESHARLSAYADRVAELSAAAERNRLARDMHDSLGHHLTAVAVQLEKAAEFGDLDRAVADQALADARSSARRALEDVRNSVRALRAEGGGRRLLPALADLVRQTGGGGPEVVLTAEGEEEGWDEATLMVLYRACQEALTNARRHARADRVRVAVVVGADRARLDVEDDGVGLFATAREPSGVGLLGMRERAALVGGSVRVDERPGGGTRVTVVVPRPARPGPDAGPGARVAEGSRG; this is encoded by the coding sequence ATGAGTCGACGGCACGGCGATCCGACGGGACCGGCGCGGGCCGTGCCGTGGGTGTCGTCCATGGTCTACGCGATCGTGGGCGTCGCGGGCCTGTACTTCGAGGTCGCGGACCTGGACGGTGACGGAGCCCGGGCGCCCGCCCGGACGGCCGGCTTCGCCGGGTGCCTCGCGCTGCTGTTCGCGCTGGAGTACGCCGAGCGGCGGAGCTTCCCCGTACGCACCCCCGGCGCGGCGGCGGTCGCGTTCCTGTCCGCCCGGGCCGCGCTCTTCGTCGCGGTGAGCGCCCTGGACCCCTCCGGCCTGTCGCGTGCGCTGTTCGTCCTGGTCCCGTTCGCCGCCTACCTCGCCTTCGGCCGGGCGGTCAGCCTGGTGCTGGCGGCCGTGTGCCTGGCCCTGCTGCTCGGCGGCTACACGCTGTGGGTCCCCGGCTGGTACACCGAGGCGACCTACGTCTCGGACCTGCTGATGTTCGCCGTGGGCCTGGCCCTGGCCATCGCGATGGCGGGGATCGCGGTCCGCGAGCAGCGGGGGCGCCTGCGCCTGGAGGAGTCCCACGCGCGGCTGTCCGCCTACGCCGACCGGGTCGCGGAACTGTCGGCGGCGGCGGAGCGCAACCGGCTGGCCAGGGACATGCACGACAGCCTCGGCCACCACCTCACCGCCGTCGCGGTCCAGTTGGAGAAGGCCGCGGAGTTCGGCGACCTCGACCGCGCGGTCGCCGACCAGGCGCTGGCGGACGCCCGGTCCTCGGCCCGGCGGGCGCTGGAGGACGTGCGGAACTCGGTGCGCGCCCTGCGCGCGGAGGGCGGCGGCCGGCGCCTGCTCCCCGCACTGGCCGACCTGGTGCGGCAGACCGGCGGCGGGGGTCCGGAGGTCGTCCTGACCGCGGAGGGCGAGGAGGAGGGCTGGGACGAGGCGACGCTGATGGTGCTCTACCGGGCCTGCCAGGAGGCGCTGACCAACGCCCGCCGGCACGCCCGGGCCGACCGGGTCCGGGTGGCGGTGGTCGTCGGCGCCGACCGGGCGCGGCTCGACGTCGAGGACGACGGTGTCGGGCTGTTCGCGACGGCGCGCGAACCCTCCGGTGTCGGCCTGCTGGGCATGAGGGAGCGGGCCGCGCTCGTCGGCGGCAGCGTGCGCGTGGACGAACGGCCGGGAGGGGGCACCCGGGTCACGGTCGTCGTTCCCCGCCCCGCCCGTCCCGGGCCGGACGCCGGCCCGGGTGCGCGGGTGGCCGAGGGGAGCCGGGGATGA
- a CDS encoding response regulator has product MSAGEESRRQGDARVLVVDDQRLVREGIASLLGIQPGITVVGTAADGAEAVDRALELEPDVVLMDVRMPGMDGVEAVAVLRERAPGCRIVMLTTFDDEEYVVRALRAGASGYLLKDLPARELAEAVRLARAGVAQFDASAVARLAGALPAPSDPGGAPRGGTSRDGGPHGGPLTERETQVLRLIAVGATNREIARDLFVSEGTVKNHISRILVRLGLRDRTHAAVHAREHGLI; this is encoded by the coding sequence ATGAGCGCAGGGGAGGAGTCGAGGCGTCAGGGCGACGCGCGCGTTCTGGTCGTCGACGACCAGCGCCTGGTCCGGGAGGGCATCGCGTCCCTGCTGGGCATCCAGCCGGGCATCACCGTGGTCGGCACCGCCGCGGACGGCGCGGAGGCCGTGGACCGGGCCCTGGAGCTGGAACCCGACGTGGTCCTGATGGACGTCCGCATGCCCGGCATGGACGGCGTCGAGGCCGTCGCCGTCCTCCGGGAGCGGGCGCCGGGGTGCCGGATCGTCATGCTCACGACCTTCGACGACGAGGAGTACGTGGTGCGGGCACTGCGCGCCGGTGCGTCCGGCTACCTGCTCAAGGACCTGCCGGCACGGGAGCTGGCGGAGGCCGTGCGCCTGGCCCGCGCCGGTGTGGCGCAGTTCGACGCCTCGGCGGTGGCCCGTCTGGCGGGGGCACTGCCCGCACCGTCCGACCCCGGGGGCGCGCCCCGGGGCGGCACGTCGCGGGACGGCGGGCCGCACGGCGGACCGCTGACCGAGCGGGAGACCCAGGTGCTGCGGCTCATCGCGGTCGGTGCGACCAACCGGGAGATCGCCCGCGATCTCTTCGTCAGCGAGGGCACTGTCAAGAACCACATCTCCCGGATCCTCGTCCGGCTCGGTCTGCGCGACCGGACCCACGCCGCGGTCCACGCCCGCGAACACGGTCTGATCTGA
- a CDS encoding glycoside hydrolase family 6 protein, with product MSRSRTAIGAVLGSATALAAAMALLGAPSAAAAEPEFYVNPDTSAAVWVRENPNDPRAEVIGDRIASVAQATWFTQHNPDEVRADVDAVVSAADAQGQTPILVVYNIPGRDCGNHSGGGAPSHEAYRAWVEEVAAGLEGRPATIVLEPDALPLVSACSDPSQLLASMSHAGRALMEGSPEARVYFDIGHSAWLEPQEAADLLNGADIATSAHGIATNTSNYNWTDDEVAFAESVIAATGVSGLGAVIDTSRNGNGPAPDEEWCDPPGRMIGHPSTTATGNALIDAFIWTKLPGEADGCIAPAGQFVPQAAYDMAVNAPEPPEDPTDPGEDPSDPGEEPTEPPADGDCSAEYTVVSDWDGGFQAAVTVTADTPIDGWTVTWTYADGRRVDQGWNADITSDGAQVTASDLGWNGALGAGDSAEFGFTGTGSGAGAPDLVCAGD from the coding sequence ATGTCCCGCTCACGCACAGCCATCGGAGCCGTGCTCGGCTCCGCCACGGCCCTGGCGGCCGCGATGGCGCTGCTCGGCGCACCGTCCGCCGCAGCCGCCGAACCGGAGTTCTACGTCAACCCCGACACCTCGGCGGCCGTCTGGGTCCGCGAGAACCCGAACGACCCCCGCGCCGAGGTGATCGGCGACCGCATCGCCTCGGTCGCCCAGGCCACCTGGTTCACCCAGCACAACCCCGACGAGGTCCGCGCCGACGTCGACGCCGTCGTCAGTGCCGCCGACGCCCAGGGGCAGACCCCGATCCTGGTCGTCTACAACATCCCCGGGCGCGACTGCGGCAACCACAGCGGCGGCGGCGCACCCAGCCACGAGGCCTACCGCGCCTGGGTCGAGGAGGTCGCCGCCGGACTGGAGGGCCGCCCCGCCACCATCGTCCTGGAGCCGGACGCGCTGCCGCTCGTGAGCGCGTGCAGCGACCCCTCCCAGCTCCTGGCGTCGATGTCCCACGCGGGCCGGGCCCTGATGGAGGGCTCCCCCGAGGCGCGGGTGTACTTCGACATCGGCCACTCGGCCTGGCTGGAGCCCCAGGAGGCCGCCGACCTGCTCAACGGCGCGGACATCGCCACCAGCGCCCACGGGATCGCCACCAACACCTCCAACTACAACTGGACCGACGACGAGGTCGCGTTCGCCGAGTCCGTCATCGCCGCGACCGGCGTGTCCGGTCTGGGAGCCGTGATCGACACCAGCCGCAACGGCAACGGCCCCGCGCCCGACGAGGAGTGGTGCGACCCGCCCGGGCGGATGATCGGCCACCCGAGCACGACCGCCACCGGGAACGCGCTGATCGACGCCTTCATCTGGACCAAGCTGCCGGGCGAGGCCGACGGCTGCATCGCCCCTGCCGGCCAGTTCGTTCCCCAGGCCGCCTACGACATGGCCGTGAACGCTCCCGAGCCCCCGGAGGACCCCACGGACCCGGGCGAGGACCCCTCCGACCCCGGTGAGGAGCCGACCGAACCGCCCGCCGACGGCGACTGCTCCGCGGAGTACACGGTGGTCTCCGACTGGGACGGCGGCTTCCAGGCGGCCGTGACGGTCACCGCGGACACCCCGATCGACGGCTGGACCGTGACGTGGACCTACGCCGACGGCCGGCGCGTGGACCAGGGATGGAACGCCGACATCACCTCGGACGGGGCTCAGGTCACCGCCTCCGACCTGGGCTGGAACGGCGCGCTGGGCGCCGGCGACAGCGCGGAGTTCGGGTTCACGGGCACCGGCTCGGGTGCCGGAGCCCCCGACCTGGTGTGCGCCGGGGACTGA